The DNA region ACAAAGATAACATCTGTTTTCAGGATTGTGGCGAATGGCATCAATCCAAGGCTTTTTCATCACCAAATGTGAAACACCAATCTCCTGAGCAACTCGCCTAGCATCATTAATTTCCCATGTGGCAATATACGGAGTCGAAACGGTGATAGCCAAAGCGTTAGATCCTAAAACATCGTATGCAGTTTTAAGTAAAAAGCTACTATCAACACCTCCAGAAAACGCCACAATAAGACGTTCATAGGAAGCAATAATCTCTTTTAAATGTTCATATTTTTGAGTCATCTTTTTTATCTTTCATTGCCATAGTTACACTCTCATAAATCTTTAAAATTGGTACATTATGTTTGAGAGCTGCTTGTTTGCACTCTTCGTATTCCGCTTTATATTTGAGCATTTTCCCCTGTAAAAAAACACATTTCACACTAATTTCACCGAAGGGTGTACCAACACGTTTCATCTCACGCTCTAACATAATTTTGTGAACAAGTGAGCGTCTCAGTCCAATGGAAGAAGTCTCAGCAAAAATAATTTCCATCGCTTTTGCCTCTTTTTGTTGACTAACCAAAACGCTTAACTTCACACCCAAACGATTTTTTTTAGTTGTAATAGCGGTTGTATAGACATCTTTAGCACCCGCTTCAAAAAGTTTTTCTTGTACGTATGCAAGTATTTCAGGGCTCATATCATCAATATTGGTTTCTAGTACCACCTCTTCAAGAAGAGCCGCTTCCTCTTCTTCACCCAAGAAAACACGCAATACATTGGGAATTGAAAAATCTTTATGGCCAATGCCATAGCCGATTTTTTCAATTAGCAAAGAGGGCATCTTCTCATAAACATCCACATTGGCTTTAATGATTGCTGCACCCGTAGGTGTCGTTGTTTCAAATGTCACGCGACCTAACGTTACAGGCACATTTTGTAAAATCTCAAGCGTTGCAGGAGCAGGCACAGGAAGCATGCCATGTGTGCATTGCACAAACCCGCCACCAAGCTCAATTTTTGAAGCCATAATCTTCTTTACATGTAAAGCTTCCAAACAGATCGCAGCGCCTACAATATCGACGATAGAATCAACTGCCCCCACTTCATGAAAGCCTACCTCTTGTGGCTCTTTACCATGGATTTTTCCCTCAGCCATTGCCACCATCCAAAACATTTTAAGACTTCGTTCTTTGATGCTTGGAGAAAGGGTACTGTTGTTAATGATCGCTTCAATGCTTTTAAATGTTCGATGTTCATGATGATGTGCATGTATATGCCATTGAGGTGTGAGTTTGACGGTTACTTTTGTTCCACCAATGCCCATTTTACTAGCTTTTTGAATCACGAGTTCAAAGGCAGAGTCCAAAGAGAGTTTTGAGAGTTCTTGTCTAAGATAGGCTTCTTCCACACCCACATCAAGAAGTGCGCCAAGATTCATATCGCCACTGATACCACTCAAACAGTCATAGTACAAAACTCTCATCATCAATCCTTATTTCTATTCTTGACGTAGGTTGCAAAGCAAAGCTCTAAAACCTACGTTAACACTAGGTAATCTTGCGTAGAAAGCCCATGTGCCTTTAGCCCTCTTTATTATTTAACAATTTTGGAACGGTAATCGAACCAAAAGGAAGCACGATAATGCTGGCATTTTCACCTTTTTCTTTAATGGCATCAGCGAGAGCTACATGTAAATCATGGTATGGCTTTAAGTGTACCGCTTTCATCTCTTCATCACTGAGTTCACTCACCGCCCAACTTTGTGCCCAAAGGTTAATCTCCGCCATTTTAGCCGCTTTGTGGTAACCCAGTTTATAGCCACATTTGATTTTATCCAACACCGCTTGAGCTGAATGTGCGGAACTCATGAGTTTAAAAAATCCTTCTTCGCCAATACCAGTACGGCATTTTGCTACCATGATGAGTATACCTTTGTCTTTAAGCGCCAATTTCCCATTGTCAAGTGCTTTTTGAGACTGATAAAGGTCAATGTCCATAGGATACGGAGCAACAGAGATAACAATATCCGCTTTTTGGGGGATATTTACACAAAAAACTTCATCTGCTTTATCAATACCAGCATAGAAGGAATCACTCAAATCACCCGCAGTAACCGCGCAGATGTCGTGGTCGCTATCTAAAACGGTCATAATGGCAAAGACATCAATATGTTGAAGTACGCTCATCGCATCCATCATATCTTCATGTACAGGGTTACCTTTTAAAGAAAGGGCTTGCGCGTTGGGATGAAGCGCTAAAAGATGGTTTTGCTGGATCGTATCGTATGCTGCAACACCGGGTAAAAACGCTTTTCGTCCACCTGTGTAGCCTGCAAAATAATGTGGTTCAACCGAACCAATGGCACACACTTTTTTAGCTTCCGCTACGATTTTATTGAGATACATCTCTGTCCCATTAGTCGATTTGCCAAGGTAAACCATTGCATCATTGTGCGAATCATGGCTCCAAAGGCGATTTTTTGCTTTGAGATCTTCGTATATCTCTTTACCTAAGATAAAATGCCACTCTTCCTCTGTGGGTGCTCTATGACACCCCGTTGCAACAATAAAATAAATATCTTTATCTTTAATTTTGGGATAGATGCGCGCAAGCACTTTTCGCGTTGGAGTAGGGCGCGTACCATCATTGACAATAAAAACGATACGTTCATTGGTATCACTAAAATGATCAAAACTCTCCTTCCCAAGAGGATTGGCTAAGGCATCATCAATCGCTTTATTGTAATCAATTTTGGGAACACCATTTGGATTATATACACCTACCAACTGTTTATCGTTAATATCCAACTCAAATTTTTCGTCCTTTCCATAGCCCACACTAACTTTCATACATTATCCTTTATCACCGTTTATATATTTTGAAACTCTTCGTATTAAGTCAACTACACACATTATCTAACCAACAAAACAATATAATCTTTAATGTGTGATATTTTATCACCGTTAAAACAAAAAAAAGAAAAATTTATCAAAAAAACTCTGAGACAAAAATTCTAAATAGATTTTGATAAAATTTTAATAGTAAAAGAACACAAGAGAGCCTAGCGGCTCTCATTTTCATAATGAAGGTCTATGAGAACACTTCGTATTGTGCACGACCCATTTTGTAAAGATCTGCACCAAAGGTATCATTAATAACCGTTAAAGGAAAATCAACGACTTCAAGTCTTCTGATGGCTTCAGGGCCAAGTTCTGGATAGGCAATCACTTCGGCTTTTTTAATTTGACGTGCGAGAAGTGCACCCGCACCACCCGTTGCACCAAAATAAATGGCTTTTGATTTAACACATGCATCTAAAACTTCTTGGCTACGTTTACCTTTACCAATCATACCTTTAAGACCTTGCTCATTGATAAGTTTTGGTGAGTATGAGTCCATTCTGTATGACGTTGTAGGACCTGCACTACCGATTGGATCGCCTGGTTTTGGAGGAGTTGGTCCAACAAAATAAATTACTGCACCTTTCATATCGAAAGGAAGTGCTTGTCCTGCATCTAAAAGATCAACTAATTTTTTGTGTGCTGCATCACGTGCTGTATAGACAACACCTGTTAAATAAACAATATCGCCCGCTTTAAGTTGTACTACATCTGCTTCACTAAGTGGTGCTGTTAAATGATAAGTTTTGCTCATAATTTTCTCCTTATAGCTTGATATGCATGTGACGTGAACTGTGGCATTGAACGTTAACGCTCACTGGCAAGCTCGCAATATGGCATGGGTTTTTCTCAATATGAACGCCAAGAACTGTATTTGTCCCACCCATTCCCATAGCACCAATACCTAAGTTATTAAGAAGAACCATTAACTCTTCTTCCATTGACTCCAAAACTGGATCTGGATTTTTGCTTCCAAGTTCTCTAAAGAGAGCATGTTTTGAAGAGATAACCGCTTTTTCAAAGGTTCCACCAATACCAACACCGACAGTTAATGGAGGACAAGGATTTGGACCTGCATCTGAAATGACTTGTTTAACGTATTCAACAATACCTTTTCTTCCTTTTGCAGGAGCAAATACGGTTGCGCGAGAAACGTTTTCAGAACCGCCACCTTTTGCAGCATATTCAATGTCTAATACATCCCCTTCAACAAGGTCAAAGTGAATCACCGCTGGAAGGTTGTAACCGATTTCATCTTTTAAGTTTGCACGGGTGTCCCAATGACAGGTAGACGCTCTTAAGTAACCCTCTTTATAGCCTTGTTCTGTTCCCTCGTTGATCGCTTTTTTCAAACTACCACCAACAACCTTAACATCTTCACCGACTTTGACAAAAAAGACGGCTAAGCCCGTATCTTGGCAAAGAGGTCTTGCTTCATTGGCTGCGATGTCCGCATTGTCCAAAATTTGTTTAAGAACTTGTTTACATACTTCACTTTTTTCAGTTTTGTATGCATCTTCCAACGCTTTGTAAGCATCTTTTGGCAAGTTGGTTGCACTATAAAGGATCATATCCTTTACACTTTTGACGATCTCTTCGTACTTAATTTCTCTCATTTTTCATCTCCGAAAAAGTTAGTTTTTGTCACACACATAGTACTAAGCGTAGAGGTGCAATGTTCAATTTTACATTTAAAAGGAGGGCACCTCTACAGATCTTTACATGTAAAGATCTGTAAAAGTGTACATCCCACAAAGGGGATGTACCTTATAACATTATACAAAAATGAATACGCCTAGAAGTAAAACGGCAAGATAAATCACAGCAAAGAGTGCACCCAATGCCCACCAACGTGCTTGTGAAATATAACCAGCACCGTACCAAATTGGAGATGGACCTGTACCATATGGAGTGATAATACCCATAATACCTAGACTTCCTGCGAAAAGAATCAAAAATGCTGGTAATTGCTCAGGAGCAATAAATTTAACAGCGATCAATGCAAAGACAGGAACCAACGCTGAAACATGTGCTGTAACGCTTGCAAAGAAATAGTGTAGCAAGAAGAATACAACAAGCATAGAAATCATCAATGTCATTGGAGGAAGACCTGTTAGAGAAGATTCTGCTAAGGTACCAATCCATTTAAGGATGCCTACTTTGGCTAAACCACCGGCAAGTGCAACAAGAGTGGAGAACCATACTAAAACGTTCCAAGCACCTTTGTTACCAATAATATCATCCCAAGAGATTACGTTACAAAGAACCATTAAACCAACAATAGAGATCGCTGCGGTTGTAGCATCAATATGCAATTCTTTACCGAAAATCCAAAGAACGAGTGCTAGCACAGCAAACAACAACATCATAATCTCTTTAAATGAGATAGCTCCCATTTTTTTAAGTTCATTAGCAGCCCAAATTGGTGCTTCTGGAGATTTTTTTTGTGTTGGAGGATATACGATGTATGCCAACAATGGAGTTAATAAGAAAAGAGGTAACATCAATGGAATCATGATTTTTGCCCATGCTCCCCATTCAATGGTCACTTTTGCACTTTTAGCAATAAGGTCAATCGCTAAAAGATTTGGAGCAAGTGCTGTCAAGAACATAGAGCTTGTCACACATGTTGCAGCCATTGCTACCCAAGTAATATATGCACCAAGTTTTCTTGGCTCATTTTCGGGAGTAGAGTTAAAGATTTGTGGGATGTTGATCGCGATAGGGAAAATCGTACCACCACTTCTTGCGGTATTTGATGGCATAAATGGAGCAAGAAGGAGGTCAGCAAATGCCACAGCATAGCCAAGACCGAGTGAACTTTTACCCATAAATTTAACCATGATAAGAGAAATTCTTTTACCAAGACCTGTTCTTTGATAACCTGCAGCGAACATAAATGCGGCAAAGATCAACCAAATAATAGAGTTGGAAAAGCCAGAAAGTGCCCACTTAATACCCTCAGCAGGTTTGGGATCAATAATGCCCAGTAAGGCAACTAAACACACACCAATCCAACCAACAAGTGCAGCAGGGACTGGTTCAAGAACAAGACCTACAACAACTCCTAGAAAAATTGCTAAAAAGTGCCATGCATTAACACTCAATCCCTCAGGAGCAGGGATAAACCACACAACTAACACTACCAATACTGGGATCAGCATGGATATTGCTTTTTTCGACATCGCGAAACCTCCATCAATAAATTTTACTCAACATCTCATAATTAAGACTGATGTAATTATATGGCGATAAAAGAGATATAAATGAGACTTTTTTGATAGAATTACAAAAAAACAAGGCATTAAACTTATGAAATACTTAAAAATTCTAATCATATTGTTTTTTTACAGCTCTTTTTTATATAGTGATGAAATTTTATTAATACATTCCTATAATAAAGGACTCAAATGGAGTGATGGAATTTCACGTGGTATTGAAGATATTATGCTTAAACATCCACAATATGAACTTACTACTGAGTATATGGATAGTAAAAAGATCGAATCAGAAAACTATTTTGATGAATTACTGGATCTTTATCGAAAGAAATTTCGTAATCGTCAATATAATGCCATCATCGTTGCCGATAACTACGCCTATGATTTTGTTTTAAAATACCACCGTGAACTTTTTCCAAACACCCCCGTTATTTTTTGTGGTGTGGAGAACTTTAACCCTAAAGAATTAGATACGTATCTCAAAAAATATGTAACGGGGGTTATTGAATACAAAGATATACGTACAAACCTAGAACTGATCTATCAACTCTTCCCTGCGACAAAGATGGTCTATATTATCAGTGATGATGCTTATTCTTCTCTCGCCATTAAAGAACAGATTA from Sulfurospirillum diekertiae includes:
- the larC gene encoding nickel pincer cofactor biosynthesis protein LarC; amino-acid sequence: MRVLYYDCLSGISGDMNLGALLDVGVEEAYLRQELSKLSLDSAFELVIQKASKMGIGGTKVTVKLTPQWHIHAHHHEHRTFKSIEAIINNSTLSPSIKERSLKMFWMVAMAEGKIHGKEPQEVGFHEVGAVDSIVDIVGAAICLEALHVKKIMASKIELGGGFVQCTHGMLPVPAPATLEILQNVPVTLGRVTFETTTPTGAAIIKANVDVYEKMPSLLIEKIGYGIGHKDFSIPNVLRVFLGEEEEAALLEEVVLETNIDDMSPEILAYVQEKLFEAGAKDVYTTAITTKKNRLGVKLSVLVSQQKEAKAMEIIFAETSSIGLRRSLVHKIMLEREMKRVGTPFGEISVKCVFLQGKMLKYKAEYEECKQAALKHNVPILKIYESVTMAMKDKKDDSKI
- the larA gene encoding nickel-dependent lactate racemase; this translates as MKVSVGYGKDEKFELDINDKQLVGVYNPNGVPKIDYNKAIDDALANPLGKESFDHFSDTNERIVFIVNDGTRPTPTRKVLARIYPKIKDKDIYFIVATGCHRAPTEEEWHFILGKEIYEDLKAKNRLWSHDSHNDAMVYLGKSTNGTEMYLNKIVAEAKKVCAIGSVEPHYFAGYTGGRKAFLPGVAAYDTIQQNHLLALHPNAQALSLKGNPVHEDMMDAMSVLQHIDVFAIMTVLDSDHDICAVTAGDLSDSFYAGIDKADEVFCVNIPQKADIVISVAPYPMDIDLYQSQKALDNGKLALKDKGILIMVAKCRTGIGEEGFFKLMSSAHSAQAVLDKIKCGYKLGYHKAAKMAEINLWAQSWAVSELSDEEMKAVHLKPYHDLHVALADAIKEKGENASIIVLPFGSITVPKLLNNKEG
- a CDS encoding Fe-S-containing hydro-lyase, with the protein product MSKTYHLTAPLSEADVVQLKAGDIVYLTGVVYTARDAAHKKLVDLLDAGQALPFDMKGAVIYFVGPTPPKPGDPIGSAGPTTSYRMDSYSPKLINEQGLKGMIGKGKRSQEVLDACVKSKAIYFGATGGAGALLARQIKKAEVIAYPELGPEAIRRLEVVDFPLTVINDTFGADLYKMGRAQYEVFS
- a CDS encoding fumarate hydratase, which produces MREIKYEEIVKSVKDMILYSATNLPKDAYKALEDAYKTEKSEVCKQVLKQILDNADIAANEARPLCQDTGLAVFFVKVGEDVKVVGGSLKKAINEGTEQGYKEGYLRASTCHWDTRANLKDEIGYNLPAVIHFDLVEGDVLDIEYAAKGGGSENVSRATVFAPAKGRKGIVEYVKQVISDAGPNPCPPLTVGVGIGGTFEKAVISSKHALFRELGSKNPDPVLESMEEELMVLLNNLGIGAMGMGGTNTVLGVHIEKNPCHIASLPVSVNVQCHSSRHMHIKL
- a CDS encoding DASS family sodium-coupled anion symporter, translating into MSKKAISMLIPVLVVLVVWFIPAPEGLSVNAWHFLAIFLGVVVGLVLEPVPAALVGWIGVCLVALLGIIDPKPAEGIKWALSGFSNSIIWLIFAAFMFAAGYQRTGLGKRISLIMVKFMGKSSLGLGYAVAFADLLLAPFMPSNTARSGGTIFPIAINIPQIFNSTPENEPRKLGAYITWVAMAATCVTSSMFLTALAPNLLAIDLIAKSAKVTIEWGAWAKIMIPLMLPLFLLTPLLAYIVYPPTQKKSPEAPIWAANELKKMGAISFKEIMMLLFAVLALVLWIFGKELHIDATTAAISIVGLMVLCNVISWDDIIGNKGAWNVLVWFSTLVALAGGLAKVGILKWIGTLAESSLTGLPPMTLMISMLVVFFLLHYFFASVTAHVSALVPVFALIAVKFIAPEQLPAFLILFAGSLGIMGIITPYGTGPSPIWYGAGYISQARWWALGALFAVIYLAVLLLGVFIFV